The Haloterrigena salifodinae genome window below encodes:
- a CDS encoding DegT/DnrJ/EryC1/StrS family aminotransferase, whose amino-acid sequence MTDPDTDTDAGREPGTEPVAEADGGVAEAEAESDAPEPSDEGTETSDSVSIANPTLSDDAVERVESILESGMLADGPEVRAFEDEYAAYCGTDRAVATSNGTTALHAALEALGLEEGDAVLTSPFSFVASANAIRLAGARPVFADIDPETYTLDPDAVEAVLEERDDVVGLLPVHLYGLAADMKRLREIADERDLFVLEDACQAHGAAIDRERVGSLGDAACFSFYPTKNMTTGEGGMITTDRDDLADRAASFVNHGRDVGEGGSYEHVDLGHNYRMTSLAAAIGREQLERLPDFNRARRENAAYYDEQLAELPVETPTEPDGYRHAYHQYTIRTDERDELAATLDERGVDTGVYYGTPIHRQPAYETVSTAAASLPEAERAAETVLSLPVHPTLSERDRRTVVEAVTDHFHSQ is encoded by the coding sequence ATGACTGATCCCGATACCGACACCGACGCCGGACGCGAGCCAGGCACTGAGCCAGTAGCCGAGGCCGACGGCGGCGTCGCCGAGGCCGAGGCCGAAAGCGATGCGCCGGAGCCGAGCGACGAGGGAACCGAGACCAGCGACTCCGTCTCCATCGCGAACCCGACGCTCAGCGACGACGCGGTCGAGCGAGTCGAATCGATCCTCGAGAGCGGCATGCTCGCCGACGGGCCGGAAGTCAGAGCCTTCGAGGACGAGTACGCCGCCTACTGCGGCACCGACCGGGCCGTCGCGACCTCCAACGGGACGACCGCCCTACACGCGGCCCTCGAGGCGCTGGGCCTCGAGGAGGGCGACGCGGTGCTCACGTCGCCGTTTTCCTTCGTCGCGAGCGCGAACGCGATCAGACTCGCCGGCGCCCGGCCCGTCTTCGCCGACATCGATCCGGAAACGTACACGCTCGATCCGGACGCTGTCGAAGCGGTCCTCGAGGAGCGCGACGACGTCGTCGGCCTGCTGCCGGTCCACCTCTACGGGCTTGCGGCCGACATGAAGCGGCTCCGCGAGATCGCCGACGAGCGCGACCTGTTCGTCCTCGAGGACGCCTGCCAGGCCCACGGCGCGGCGATCGATCGCGAGCGAGTCGGTTCGCTCGGCGACGCGGCCTGCTTCTCGTTCTACCCGACGAAGAACATGACGACCGGTGAGGGCGGGATGATCACGACCGATCGCGACGACCTCGCCGACCGAGCCGCGAGCTTCGTCAACCACGGCCGGGACGTCGGCGAGGGCGGCAGCTACGAGCACGTCGACCTCGGCCACAACTACCGCATGACGAGCCTCGCCGCCGCCATCGGCCGCGAGCAACTCGAGCGGCTGCCCGATTTCAACCGGGCGCGCCGGGAAAACGCCGCCTACTACGACGAGCAGTTGGCCGAGCTGCCGGTCGAGACGCCGACGGAGCCAGACGGCTACCGACACGCCTACCACCAGTATACGATCCGGACCGACGAGCGCGACGAGCTGGCGGCGACCCTCGACGAGCGGGGCGTCGACACCGGCGTCTACTACGGGACGCCGATTCACCGCCAGCCGGCCTACGAGACGGTGAGCACGGCCGCTGCGTCGCTTCCCGAGGCCGAGCGGGCAGCCGAGACCGTGCTCTCGCTGCCGGTGCATCCGACCCTCTCGGAGCGCGATCGACGAACCGTCGTCGAAGCAGTGACCGACCACTTCCACTCCCAATGA
- a CDS encoding acyltransferase yields MSEFVHGEDCTVDDDATVGYGEFDEPTRVGDGATIRAGSIVYGDVTIGDEFTTGHDVLVREGTTMGDDVLVGTKTVIDGQTTIGSHVSLQTNVYIPTETTIGDNVFIGPSAALTNDEYPIRTDNGLEGPTIEDGASIGANATLLPGVTVGENAFVAAGSVVTEDVPPDTLAVGTPATVQALPEPLEGANQIA; encoded by the coding sequence GTGAGCGAGTTCGTCCACGGGGAGGATTGCACGGTCGACGACGATGCGACGGTTGGATACGGCGAGTTCGACGAACCAACGCGAGTCGGCGACGGCGCGACGATTAGGGCCGGCTCGATCGTCTACGGCGACGTGACGATCGGCGACGAGTTCACGACCGGCCACGACGTCCTGGTCCGGGAAGGGACGACGATGGGCGACGACGTCCTCGTCGGCACCAAGACGGTCATCGACGGCCAGACGACGATTGGCTCCCACGTCAGCCTCCAGACGAACGTCTACATTCCGACCGAGACGACGATCGGTGATAACGTCTTCATCGGGCCGAGCGCGGCCCTGACGAACGACGAGTACCCGATCAGGACGGACAACGGCCTCGAAGGGCCGACGATCGAGGACGGCGCATCGATCGGCGCGAACGCGACGCTGTTGCCCGGCGTCACCGTCGGCGAGAACGCCTTCGTCGCCGCCGGGTCGGTCGTCACCGAGGACGTCCCGCCGGACACGCTCGCCGTCGGCACGCCGGCGACGGTTCAGGCGTTGCCCGAACCGCTCGAGGGAGCAAACCAAATCGCATGA
- a CDS encoding DUF7344 domain-containing protein, whose translation MSEHELTQAELFDVFSNARRRRTVQYLKRQGGACDLAPLVEQVAAWENDVDPDEVTRTQRRRVYISLYQTHLPMLEEHGIVDWDPDDHTIDLLPHEDVFDPYLDHRLEDQREWHRPYVTVTALGVLGLVISWLSIGPLTAAAAPVVALTLCLLVLALAVVQHVSRRPDLELPLGLTS comes from the coding sequence ATGTCTGAACACGAACTGACACAGGCCGAACTGTTCGACGTCTTCAGCAACGCTCGTCGGCGACGGACCGTCCAGTATCTCAAGCGGCAGGGCGGCGCCTGCGATCTCGCTCCGCTCGTCGAACAGGTCGCTGCCTGGGAAAACGACGTTGACCCGGACGAGGTAACGCGCACGCAGCGTCGGCGAGTGTACATTTCCCTGTACCAAACCCACCTGCCGATGCTCGAAGAACACGGGATCGTCGACTGGGATCCCGACGATCACACCATCGATCTCCTCCCCCACGAGGACGTCTTCGACCCCTACCTCGATCACCGACTCGAGGATCAACGGGAGTGGCACCGGCCGTACGTGACGGTAACGGCGTTGGGTGTCCTCGGACTCGTAATCTCGTGGCTCTCGATCGGTCCCCTGACGGCGGCCGCCGCCCCGGTCGTCGCACTGACGCTTTGCCTGCTCGTTCTCGCCCTCGCAGTGGTCCAGCACGTCTCGCGGCGACCCGACCTCGAGTTGCCCCTCGGCTTGACGAGCTAG
- a CDS encoding DUF1616 domain-containing protein — protein MSHGTSRLTGVGVIRQYPFDLAVVSIAAILAYGIATATPDGNVVRLLVTFPLVLFLPGYALVSILFPAADRSGREATSTAIDRQSRGIDVVERLGLAVALSLAVVPIAGIALPFTQWGFTTISTAATLCVVTVVLAQLGVIRRFRTPASERFTVSPLASLARLRGDESAVATASSILVVLAIGAAAGALLFGFLVPPSTGGYTELALYSDNSGEEMVAGNITDEVAPGESVPVTVSITNQEGEATDYTVVVQEQVIEDDSVVERTRLEDLETTLDDGTTGTGELSVTPTASEGETVRISVLLYEGEPPEEPTNENAEEDTYFWVTVEE, from the coding sequence ATGAGTCACGGAACGAGTCGCCTGACGGGAGTCGGTGTCATCCGCCAGTATCCGTTCGATCTCGCCGTCGTCTCGATCGCCGCAATACTGGCGTACGGAATCGCAACGGCTACCCCGGACGGGAACGTGGTGCGGTTGCTCGTCACCTTCCCGCTGGTGCTGTTCCTCCCGGGGTACGCGCTGGTCTCGATTCTGTTCCCGGCGGCCGATCGGAGCGGGCGAGAGGCGACATCGACGGCGATCGATCGACAGTCCCGCGGCATCGACGTCGTCGAGCGACTGGGGCTTGCGGTCGCGCTCTCGCTGGCGGTTGTTCCGATCGCCGGGATCGCCCTGCCGTTTACCCAGTGGGGCTTTACGACCATTTCGACGGCGGCGACGCTCTGTGTCGTCACCGTCGTGCTCGCACAGCTCGGCGTCATCAGGCGGTTCCGAACGCCGGCGTCGGAGCGGTTTACCGTCTCCCCGCTCGCGTCGCTCGCGCGACTCCGGGGCGACGAGAGCGCCGTTGCGACGGCCTCCTCGATACTGGTCGTGCTCGCGATTGGGGCGGCTGCGGGCGCGCTCCTGTTCGGTTTTCTCGTGCCGCCGTCGACCGGCGGCTACACCGAACTGGCGCTGTACAGCGACAACAGCGGCGAGGAGATGGTCGCCGGCAACATCACCGACGAGGTCGCGCCTGGCGAATCCGTCCCGGTGACCGTCTCGATCACGAATCAAGAAGGCGAGGCGACCGACTACACGGTCGTCGTCCAGGAGCAGGTGATCGAAGACGACAGTGTCGTCGAACGGACGCGGCTCGAGGACCTCGAGACCACCCTCGACGACGGGACGACGGGGACCGGCGAGCTGAGCGTCACGCCGACGGCATCGGAGGGCGAAACCGTCCGGATTAGCGTCCTCCTGTACGAGGGAGAGCCGCCGGAAGAGCCGACGAACGAGAACGCCGAGGAAGACACCTACTTCTGGGTAACCGTCGAGGAGTGA
- a CDS encoding PadR family transcriptional regulator: MHDLTGFQRDLLYVIAGADQPSGQTVKDEVEKYYSSEINHGRLYPNLDTLVNKELVEKGELDRRTNYYAITETGQERIQERREWEEQYVDF, translated from the coding sequence ATGCACGATCTGACCGGCTTCCAGCGGGACCTCCTGTACGTGATCGCAGGCGCAGATCAGCCGTCAGGACAGACCGTCAAGGACGAAGTCGAGAAGTATTACAGCTCCGAGATCAATCACGGGCGACTGTATCCGAACCTCGATACGCTCGTCAACAAGGAACTCGTCGAGAAGGGAGAGCTCGACAGACGGACGAACTACTACGCGATCACGGAGACGGGCCAGGAACGAATCCAGGAACGTCGTGAGTGGGAAGAACAGTACGTCGATTTCTAG
- a CDS encoding winged helix-turn-helix domain-containing protein: protein MSMQASDTRTESTPDPSAQLDVLGDECARMILVATSDGPKTAKELTKRTDSSSATVYRRINNLLESGLLSECVRFDDDGSHTTAYEATIETLEVEICADGIDVSMPSTDE from the coding sequence ATGTCAATGCAAGCAAGCGATACACGAACGGAATCCACGCCCGACCCGTCCGCCCAGCTCGACGTGCTCGGTGACGAATGCGCACGAATGATTCTCGTCGCCACGAGCGACGGGCCGAAGACGGCAAAGGAGCTGACGAAGCGAACGGACAGTTCGTCGGCGACGGTGTATCGACGGATCAACAACCTCCTCGAGAGCGGACTCCTCTCCGAGTGCGTTCGTTTCGACGACGACGGCTCGCATACGACGGCCTACGAAGCGACGATCGAAACGCTCGAGGTAGAGATCTGTGCGGACGGGATCGACGTTTCGATGCCGTCCACTGACGAGTGA
- a CDS encoding DUF7563 family protein, producing MESSTAGARCRNCGTHVTQQFARVFGDNGDIVHGCPACTTYREMQSGGHLPGE from the coding sequence ATGGAATCGTCGACGGCAGGCGCTCGCTGTCGAAACTGCGGCACCCACGTCACACAGCAGTTCGCACGCGTTTTCGGCGATAACGGCGATATCGTCCACGGGTGTCCGGCCTGTACGACGTACCGCGAAATGCAGTCCGGCGGCCACCTCCCCGGTGAGTAA
- a CDS encoding DUF7344 domain-containing protein, with translation MSVQTNRTESLEESEVFHILGNDRRRAIVQLLAEEAGQVDVSDIASEIAASETDTTPVPNNLYKSVYVSLQQTHLPQLQEDAVIEYDSDSKTITPGPNFEDVLQYIDGHGELQASVLQLHLAFCIVGLAIIAFAGLGIPLVSSIDPVLSSVLVFLIVAASSLYRLLS, from the coding sequence ATGTCTGTCCAGACGAACCGAACTGAGTCGCTCGAGGAAAGTGAAGTCTTTCACATCCTCGGGAACGACAGACGACGGGCGATCGTACAGTTGCTCGCCGAAGAGGCCGGACAGGTCGACGTCTCGGATATCGCCTCGGAGATCGCCGCCAGCGAGACGGATACGACCCCCGTTCCGAACAACCTCTACAAGAGCGTTTACGTCTCCCTCCAGCAGACGCATCTCCCGCAGCTGCAGGAGGACGCCGTCATCGAGTACGACTCCGACTCGAAGACGATCACGCCGGGACCGAACTTCGAGGACGTCTTACAGTACATCGACGGCCACGGCGAACTGCAGGCCTCGGTTCTGCAACTCCACCTGGCCTTCTGTATCGTCGGCCTCGCGATCATCGCGTTCGCCGGTCTCGGTATCCCGCTCGTCTCGAGCATCGATCCGGTGCTCTCGAGCGTCCTCGTGTTCCTGATCGTCGCCGCGAGCAGTCTGTATCGCCTACTCAGCTGA
- a CDS encoding DUF7282 domain-containing protein — MNARNQLLVVLISLMMVCSSGAMVAGAAPATVDEHTQDDDDGTDVLEEGNDTSTAADSTDGVAEEPNDSDAEEPTGEENQSDELIDEEVDSEQDAYVNFSDQATEGETVVVDNVTMASGGFVVIHDSSLLAGGENVFTSVIGTSAYLEAGTHENVEVTLDEPLAEDETLIAMPHRDTNANETYDFVETQGAADIPYLTATDDPVTDQAVVTVGEPTAEEPNETEEPVEVPNETEEPVEEPNETEEPVEVPNETEEPVEVPNETEEPVEEEPVEVPNETEEQPEEIDDGRINVVIENLTVFVFTGDHADTPATDAGDSGYEGNGVPVEDGTDTANETDSNVSGETDAATETTLEMGEQQIDVTVGQVTVVPVSQHHAGMSDSVHEQANETDSSDEMQFGMTDDGNAEIVIEEATVFVFIGDIGELPQQPVEEPNETEEPIEEPEEPVVEEPNETEEPVIEEPNETEEPVVEEPNETEEPVVEEPNETEEPVIEEPNETEEPVVEEPNETEEPVVEEPNETEEPVEEQPEAADSFTVENLQAPDTAEAGEPLTVTATVTNPTDAERTEAVQFRLDGDLIEAQGVTLAAGETTDVQFEVDTSDLESGQYVHMVLSEFSGEVSAIEITAPTSGDGDLENDTTVDGDTNVTVNESANTTTNTTATN; from the coding sequence ATGAACGCACGCAATCAGCTACTCGTGGTACTCATCTCGTTGATGATGGTGTGCTCGAGCGGGGCGATGGTCGCCGGTGCGGCGCCGGCAACCGTCGACGAGCACACCCAAGACGACGACGATGGGACCGACGTACTCGAGGAGGGGAACGACACATCGACAGCAGCGGACTCTACCGATGGTGTCGCGGAGGAACCGAACGACAGCGATGCGGAAGAACCGACTGGCGAGGAAAACCAGTCGGACGAACTGATCGACGAGGAAGTTGACAGCGAGCAGGACGCCTACGTCAACTTCAGCGATCAGGCGACCGAGGGCGAGACGGTCGTCGTCGACAACGTGACGATGGCGAGCGGCGGCTTCGTGGTCATCCACGACAGCAGCCTGCTGGCCGGCGGTGAAAACGTCTTCACGAGTGTCATCGGGACGTCCGCGTATCTCGAGGCAGGAACGCACGAGAACGTTGAGGTGACACTCGACGAACCGCTCGCGGAAGACGAGACGCTGATCGCGATGCCACATCGCGACACGAACGCGAACGAGACATACGATTTCGTCGAAACCCAGGGTGCAGCCGACATTCCGTACCTGACGGCGACGGATGATCCGGTCACCGATCAGGCCGTCGTCACCGTTGGCGAACCGACAGCCGAGGAGCCGAACGAGACTGAAGAGCCGGTCGAGGTGCCGAACGAGACTGAAGAACCGGTCGAGGAACCGAACGAGACTGAAGAGCCGGTCGAGGTGCCGAACGAGACCGAGGAACCAGTCGAGGTGCCGAACGAGACTGAAGAGCCGGTCGAGGAAGAACCGGTGGAGGTGCCGAACGAAACCGAAGAACAGCCCGAGGAAATCGATGATGGCAGGATCAACGTTGTCATCGAAAACCTGACCGTTTTCGTGTTCACCGGCGACCACGCGGACACTCCTGCAACCGATGCGGGCGACTCCGGGTACGAAGGTAACGGTGTCCCCGTCGAGGACGGCACCGATACTGCTAACGAGACCGACTCCAATGTGTCCGGCGAGACCGACGCTGCCACCGAGACCACGCTCGAGATGGGTGAGCAGCAGATAGACGTCACGGTCGGGCAGGTCACGGTCGTTCCAGTCAGCCAGCACCACGCCGGAATGAGCGACTCGGTCCACGAGCAGGCAAACGAGACCGACTCGTCGGACGAGATGCAGTTCGGAATGACCGATGACGGCAACGCCGAGATCGTCATCGAAGAGGCGACCGTCTTCGTATTCATCGGTGACATCGGTGAACTCCCTCAGCAGCCGGTCGAGGAACCTAACGAGACCGAAGAACCGATCGAAGAACCCGAAGAACCAGTCGTCGAGGAGCCAAACGAGACTGAAGAACCGGTCATCGAAGAGCCGAACGAAACCGAAGAACCGGTCGTCGAAGAGCCGAACGAAACCGAAGAACCGGTCGTCGAAGAGCCGAACGAGACTGAAGAACCGGTCATCGAAGAGCCGAACGAAACCGAAGAACCGGTCGTCGAAGAGCCGAACGAAACCGAAGAACCGGTCGTCGAAGAGCCGAACGAGACCGAGGAGCCGGTCGAAGAGCAACCCGAGGCCGCTGACTCATTCACGGTAGAGAACCTCCAGGCGCCCGACACCGCCGAAGCCGGTGAGCCGCTCACCGTCACGGCAACAGTCACGAACCCGACAGATGCGGAACGAACCGAAGCGGTCCAGTTCCGTCTGGACGGTGACCTGATCGAAGCTCAGGGGGTAACGCTGGCAGCCGGCGAAACCACTGACGTCCAATTCGAGGTCGATACGAGCGACCTCGAGTCCGGGCAGTACGTCCACATGGTCCTCAGCGAATTCTCCGGCGAAGTCAGCGCGATCGAGATCACCGCGCCGACGAGCGGTGACGGCGACCTCGAGAACGATACGACCGTCGACGGAGACACCAACGTCACCGTCAACGAGAGCGCTAACACGACGACGAACACTACCGCCACGAACTGA
- a CDS encoding helix-turn-helix transcriptional regulator — MSIHFRASLAMIADSGPSSIGNEPIVSTLSSESLGDVSPLTRPLQLEWSPHVAALAGIVALALLGGVLVARNRFDQQNAFVADPEPRREEFLTDREHVQQLIRENGGRMKQSKIVNDVDWSKAKVSRLLAELEEEGHITKLRLGRENLVCLPGHEPTASQSPETPKNE; from the coding sequence ATGAGCATTCACTTCCGAGCTAGTCTCGCGATGATCGCCGACTCCGGTCCGAGTAGCATCGGCAACGAACCAATCGTATCGACACTTTCCTCCGAGTCACTGGGTGACGTGAGCCCGTTGACTCGGCCACTCCAGCTCGAGTGGAGCCCGCACGTCGCGGCGCTTGCGGGAATCGTTGCGCTCGCACTTCTGGGGGGCGTCCTCGTCGCCCGCAACCGGTTCGATCAACAGAACGCCTTCGTGGCCGATCCGGAACCGCGCCGCGAGGAGTTTCTCACCGATCGCGAGCACGTCCAGCAGCTCATCCGCGAGAACGGCGGGCGGATGAAACAGTCGAAGATCGTCAACGACGTCGACTGGTCGAAAGCGAAGGTCAGCCGACTGCTCGCCGAACTCGAGGAGGAGGGCCACATCACGAAACTCCGGCTCGGCCGCGAGAACCTGGTCTGTTTGCCGGGTCACGAGCCGACGGCCTCCCAGTCGCCCGAGACGCCGAAAAACGAATGA